aaaaaattttttccacaaaaaaaacaagtttcaaaaaagtaaaaaacaaaagagtcaAAGCAGCCTAGGCATTCATGCAGCTGGCACCaggtagagagaaagaaaaagaggagaaaCTAAATTGTGTGAGAATCGGACGCGAGAGTCGGACGCGGGGTTGGGTcttctttcctcctttcttCACTGACCGCCAAAGACTGTAATCAAAATTCCTCTCTCACAATTACTAGCAAATTATATAAACAAACACAACCTCtcaatcctctctctctttctgttttgTCTCTCCAATTTTCATCATTTCTTTGTTGTAATTGGAGAGACCCACATTGTGACccacaaagccaaaaaaaaaaacaacacactGATTAGGGGATGATGCATAGGCCAAACGATCATCGCTCAAGATCTGCCAAGCCGCTCACCATTCATGGCTACGCTCAGTCTGGTGACCTTCTTGGCTTTCAGAGGCTACTCCGTGACAACCCCTCTCTTCTCAACGACACAAACCCCGTTGTAAGATCtcccttctcttctcttttctttttgggtctaTGTGTTTCTTTCAGTTTGTGGGTGAATTGGGTTGTGATAATTGTATTGTATCAATTAATTTGGAGTTTGAAAAGTTTGAACTTTGGTGGGTTAGGCAAGGCatgtctttttattattattgtctttttttggtgatttggaAATGTATTTAGTAGGGTCTATGTAGATGTAATTTGGTTAAATATAGAGAAGTCATCAGCAGCCCCAAATGATGTTTTAATGAGATCCAAGGACagagatggagatggagatggagataGCTTGTTCACAATTGGGTTACTGGTGAATGAGTTTTCTATCAGTGTGCATTAAGGATTGCATTGATTCTTTACTCTTTTTAATCACACATTAGTTATGAGGGATCTAATTAGTTAAATTCACAATGAGCTCGCATGATGTGTGTCATGTAGTGATAAAATGGACTTGGTTTAATTAAACTAGAGAAGTTATCATTGCTGAATAGGGGTATATGGATATAAAGAATGAGACCGCTCTAGAGTAGGTAGGATGAACACGGATCATATGAGTAGTAACTTCGGGTAACATAGGTGTGGAATTGATAAATAGTGGGTATGAGCTATGAGctatcatttattttgttaggctttttctttttgtttatatttgcatctagttttaaataatatatcaaGGACTATGCTTTATCATGAATTTAGTGCATTCCTGAATCTGCATGTTTTACACAGTTGTTTAATCTTCTTTTTATgcatccttttattttatttatttatttttggcttgATTGCAGATGGCACAGACACCACTTCATGTTTCTGCTGGTTACAACAGGGCTGAGATAGTTCAATTTCTTCTTGATTGGCAAGGGCCAGGAAAGGTCGAGTTGGAAGCCAAGAACATGGTAGGTagattcattgtaattattTTCCTTTGGCAAAAATTTGGATGATCTAGGTCGTTATGATGCTTGGATTTTATTTGAGCTTATGTTCATGGACTTATTGTTGTGCTTTGCAGTACGGAGAAACTCCATTGCACATGGCAGCAAAGAATGGGTGCAGTGATGCTGCACGGTTGCTTCTAGCTCATGGTGCTCTTATTGAATCCAAAGCAAATGTGCATTTTCTTCTCaacttatgatttatttttaaagagcttGAGTTAACTCAAGGGTTTGAAATTGTTCTTATGTCTTCTTTTCCTGTCTTATTGATGCAGAATGGAATGACACCATTACACCTTGCTGTTTGGTACTCACTTCGAGCTGAAGACTGCTCTACTGTCAAGACATTGCTCGAGTACAATGCTGACTGTAGTGCTAAGGATAATGTACTGTGGGTTACAATTGCATGCCATATTTacattttagtaaaaaattatacTGTAGTAAATTGTAATACTTTGGATTGCAGGAGGGCATGACACCTCTGAATCATCTCGCACAAGGCCCTGGAAGTGAAAAGTTGCAGAAACTATTGCACTGGCATCTTGAAGAGCAGCGAAAGAGAAAAGCAATTGAAGCATGCAGTGAAACTAAAGCTAAGATGGATGaacttgaaaatgaaatatCAAATGTAGTAGGTTTGCATGAGCTCAAAGTACAACTACGTAAATGGGCAAAGGGGATGCTTTTGGATGAGAGGCGTAGGGCCCTTGGGCTGAAAGTTGGTGCTAGAAGATCCCCACATATGGCGTTCCTTGGCAATCCTGGAACAGGTAATTTCTAGAAAGATTGTTTCTGGCTCATGATGATATTTCTATATTTGCTGTCAACACTgctaatttctctttattttgcTACACTATGCTTTCTGTATTTTGAAGACAATCTCATCATAATGGGTGAGTAACCTCCCTTGAACTTTGCGGAAATGTTATAAACCTCCTATTTTCAAAAATCACACTTAGCCCCTTGAGGTTACTAATTATATTTTAGGTCTCTGGATTTTCCTGATCATATAACCAACCTAGTTAGTAAATACTATATGatgagattttaatttgaacaaagTGTATTTTGACTTAATTTGCAATGGCACATAAATGATCATAGGGGTTATCCGTTAATATTATATATCAAAACCTCAAGGGGTGGAGTGTTGTTTATGAAAATGGGAGGTTTATGATATTTCCTCAAATCTCAATGGTGGTTAGTATAGTTCACcccattataaaaatataaaacatgtgTTGTTTTGGCATGGTGTTTTTATTGTGTATAATCACTAGATTTTCTATGTACAATGTGAACTTCTTGAGTTGATTTGATAAAAATCCTATCCAAACTATTTGGGATCAACTAAGTTTCCTCCCTCTCCAGTCTCCCCTACCCcacccaaaccaaaaaaaaagggacataCTTTAGGTAGGGGCTTGCTGGTTGTTAATTATGTTATTGAATATGTTTGTGTACTTTATGTCCATCCATGTATTTGATGCTCATTTTCTTCTGAAACCCGGAATATTTTCCAAGGGATTTTAACTGCTGCTTTTTGCCACACCACTTGCTTTGATTGTATCAAGAGATTATTCTATCTTGTTTAATTAACTGGAAAAACATGATTATTATTACATTCAACAGGTAAGACTATGGTAGCTCGAATCCTTGGAAAATTACTCCATATGGTGGGAATTTTACCAACTGACAAGGTAACAGAAGTACAGCGGACTGATTTGGTTGGAGAATTTGTTGGTCATACTGGGCCAAAAACTAGGAGGAAGGTACTCTACTGGGCTTTATAAAATGTTGTTGTTATGTTtctccatttattttattttattttataaataaatgggTAGGGAGAAGTATGGGCGCTTTACCGTAACAAGCTAATAATATAACACCATGCACAGATTAAAGACGCAGAGGGAGGAATTCTTTTTGTGGATGAAGCATATCGACTGATACCTATGCAGAAGGCAGATGATAAGGACTATGGATTGGAAGCCTTAGAAGAGATCATGTCTGTCATGGACAGTGGAAAAGTTGTGGTCATCTTTGCTGGGTATAGTGAACCGATGAAGCGTGTCATTGCTTCTAACGAAGGTTTCTGCAGACGGGTGActaaatttttctattttaacgACTTCAGTTCAGAAGAATTAGCCAAGATTCTCCATATCAAGATGAATAATCAAGCAGAGGAGAGCTCATTGTATGGATTTAAGTTACACACTTCTTGTACTGAAGAAGCCGTGGCAGCACTGATAGAGAGTGAAACAACGGAAAAGCAGCGTAAGGAGATGAATGGTGGTTTAGTGGATCCAATGCTAGTTAATGCTAGAGAAAATTTGGACCTGAGGCTCTCTTTTGATTGTATAGACACAGATGAAATTCAGACAATTACCCTAGAAGATTTAGAAGCTGGTCTACATCTGTTATCACGAGTGTCATAGTCTTGGATAAACTATGACAAGAACTCAGCAAGCATTCTTTTGGCAGCCTATTAGGACTTCTTCAAATTGAATTAGGAAGATTTTTATCCATACGTCTTTCCCTTATTTGCACCATCTTGTAAGGATTAGCTGCAGTTACTGTCAAAAGATGTTGAAGCAGGCATGAGTAGCACTGATAGCTGGTGGGCCTATTTCCAATGAATTGGTTTAATATCCTTTTCTTTGTAATTGAAAACTTCACGGCATCTGTCAATGGTGCATGAAATCTTTGCTGGGTGGGGttctattaaattcattattttgattgatttatttctgtcaataaaattctttaaaggatccattttttctttttatttgatggATATCTAAATTCACATTGTTCTTTGTATTGTTCAGCCAAACAATAAGATATTGCACAATTGCATGCATTTAGatcattttcatttgtttaccactttctttctttactAATTTTCTCTTCATAGCTGGTTTTGTGCACTTAAAGTCACAGGGAATGAAGTATGAACGGTTGGCGCAGTTGTTTGTTACTTCAATATAGCAGTCATGCAGTCATATATGTTCAAAATATGCTTGTGGGAGAGCTAAAATTTTCTCTATTCGTTCAGCCAAATTAATCAGATGAAAAGCTTAAAAGAGTAACTTATGATTTTGGCAcctgaattttatattaaagtttaatttcTCCTTTTAAACTGCTAGTTTAATTGAGATGTTTTGAAAATGGTTCTCATtaccttcttctcaaaaaaagaaaatggttcAATTTTGTCATTAACCTCAAAttccttttaaaatttgagtgattttttgtgaaatttttttataaaaaatagacTCATTTAAATTGTAAATGGTTTTGATCCGTTTTAATGCAACACCCAAGAGTTTATAAGATATTAGTATATAATTTTGCCTTTGAATAATGTATTATAAGTGGTAGCAaggataataataaatagtcttcaaaactttttttttttttttttttgagaagaaagcagtcttcaaaactttaattattaaaaaaaattgataaaattaataattcattaatgaaataaaattcaGACACATTGTTTTGttcaagagaaaaaacaaataaacatctACGtggcaacatttttttttttttgggctgaagATCTAAATGACAACGTTGAATCATGGATGTAGTGCAAAAAGCATAGAGCCAAGTCCTTGTTGTCCCAATAATTGAAAATCAAATGTTCAAAGTTCATACTTCAAAGCCTTGCGACTTTTGCGTGCAAGCCAGAACTTTttcaacaatatatttatacttCATAGTAAaacatgaaggaaaaaaaaatcattatataattaaaaataccaAACCCCAAAGAAAAAAGACCATACAagtataattattaattatatcagtttctaaaaaaaaaatatatataaataaataaataccatACAATTATAAAAGTATTATTGTATGGTACACAAACTGTAATAACCGCAATAACCAGAACCAGTGTCTCGCTGGAAAATCCTTCATTCTCTAGTTATCCAAACAtccccaaaacacacacacacacacactctctctctatcttcaGAGAGAAGTATGGTCTCAGGCTCTTTGTCAATACTCTCTTCCACATCTTCATTTCTATCCAATTCCAACACCGATACAGCTTCCACTTCCATATCCACTAAACCCAGACCCAGATCCTCCAACTCCTTCAAACGCAGCCTTGGCTTCCCCAAACCTCTCAATTTGGCAATCCCCAGAGCTTCGTTGAAACAGCTTATTGAAGATGGCTCTGCAGAGCAGTTTTTGCAGAACAATTCCATTGCAGACTTCATGAGGTTCAAGAAGGGTGATGGTGGTGTTGATGGAGGAGGCACTGCGGAGTTACAGACTGCTGTGGTCAGCTACAGAAAGAAGTTTCCTTGGTCCCTTTTGCGCCCTTTTCTTCAGGTATATACAATTcaagatggtttttttttttaataaataaaaaataaaatttcacttCAAGTGGGTGTGTCTGTTTCTTATCTGGGTTGTTGTTTTGACTCTGAGATTCTTGTTCTTTTGGTGGTCTAGGTTGATTTGGTTTCGACGATTCACATTGCGGATAAAGAGTATGTCTATTTGtttttatagagtttcaa
This DNA window, taken from Quercus robur chromosome 2, dhQueRobu3.1, whole genome shotgun sequence, encodes the following:
- the LOC126715230 gene encoding ribulose bisphosphate carboxylase/oxygenase activase, chloroplastic, producing MMHRPNDHRSRSAKPLTIHGYAQSGDLLGFQRLLRDNPSLLNDTNPVMAQTPLHVSAGYNRAEIVQFLLDWQGPGKVELEAKNMYGETPLHMAAKNGCSDAARLLLAHGALIESKANNGMTPLHLAVWYSLRAEDCSTVKTLLEYNADCSAKDNEGMTPLNHLAQGPGSEKLQKLLHWHLEEQRKRKAIEACSETKAKMDELENEISNVVGLHELKVQLRKWAKGMLLDERRRALGLKVGARRSPHMAFLGNPGTGKTMVARILGKLLHMVGILPTDKVTEVQRTDLVGEFVGHTGPKTRRKIKDAEGGILFVDEAYRLIPMQKADDKDYGLEALEEIMSVMDSGKVVVIFAGYSEPMKRVIASNEGFCRRVTKFFYFNDFSSEELAKILHIKMNNQAEESSLYGFKLHTSCTEEAVAALIESETTEKQRKEMNGGLVDPMLVNARENLDLRLSFDCIDTDEIQTITLEDLEAGLHLLSRVS